gagagagacacaatGGAGATTTATGGTAGCTCAATAAAGTGAAGCAGAAATAAAACGGCCCAACTTTATGGTGCAAAAACACCAAACTTTCATTTATCAGAAAcgacactacatgaccagaagtatgcggacacctgctcgttgaacatctcattccaaaatcatgggtattaatatggagttggtcctccctttgctgctataatagcctccactcttctgggaaggctttccactagatgttggaacattgctgtagggacttgcttccattcagccacaagatcattagtgaggtcgggcactgatgttgggcaattaggcctggctcgcagtcagcttccaattcatcccaaaaggtgtttgatggggttgaggtcagggctcggtGCAGGCCAGTAAAGTTCTTACAcagcgatctcgacaaaccatttctgtatggacctcgctttgtgcacaggggtatTGTAATGCtgtaacaggaaagggccttgcccaaactgttgccacaaagttggaagcacagaatcgtctggaatgtcattgtatgctgtagcgttaagatttccctagcccgaaccatgaaaaacagctccagaccattattcctcctccaccaaactttacagttggcactatgcattcgggcaggtagtgttctcctggcatccgccaaacacagatttgtccgtcggacagccagatggtgaagcgtgattcatcactccagccgACGATTGGCATTGCgattggtgatcttaggcttgtgtgcggctgctcggccatggaaacccatttcatgaagctcccgacgaacaattattgtgccgatgttgctttcagaggcagtttggaactcggtagtgagtgttgcaaccgaggacaggcgatttttatgcgctacgtgcttcagcactcggcggtcccgttctgtgagcttgtgtggcctaccacttcggcggctgaaccgttgttgctcctagacgtttccacttcacaataacagcacagacagttgaccggggcagctctagctggGCAGAAAGTTGACAAACttactttttggaaaggtggcatcctctaacgttgccacgttgaaagtcaatgagctcttcagtaaggccattctactgccaatgtttgtctatggagattgcatgtctgtgtgctcgattttatacaccagtCAGTAACGAGTGTGCCTGAAATAGCCATACCCACTAATTTGAAggcatgtccacatacttttgtatatatagtgtatatgtatTTCTATGGTAGTTAcattagtgttgtcacgataccagaatttttACTTCGATACCAGGTTAAGTATCAAGATACTAAACACCAAAATGATACCACGGCAGAAAATGAAAACAAGGATAATTTTTTTGTAGAAGGACTGTGAGAAGGTCAGTTCTCATTTCCCCAGAAATAAACCCAATAACATATCGGTAATTTAAAAAAATTCAGGGCTGACTCTTTTACCACAGCCTATACTTGATCCATATTATCAGACAGGTgtgctattagcaataagcattatcatctgtagcccaactgatgcTGAATAGGCTGAACAGACTGATGACAaataggctgaagcatggggttgtcCATATGCATACCCCattgggctaatcattagctagatccCAAACTCTAAACATGATGCTGTTACTAGTTAGCAAAGTAATGAGGACTTCAATGTCTCCCAAAAAATTGCATAAACAGTGAATATAATGTAGGGAATTTCTCGCATTGGAACGCACAACGACAAGCTGACTAGGTAAATAGGtgaactattctactatgggttGTCTGATTTTGATGTTTGTTACTAATTTTGTTGGCAgaagccatatatatatatatatatccatccaTCTTCTCTTGCGCTCCTAGCTTCTCAAAAGTGACTTGCGCTGGGTCAACTTACTCAGCATTGCATGTGCAAGATGAAGAAGCCTAGCCTACTACTGCTCCATTGAAAAAAAAATCTGACATATTAGTAGACAGACAAGATCCGCTCAGTCAGTATACATCGTGAGACATGTTTGAtagaagtaccgaaagtaacaGAAATTCTACTACCAAACCATTTTTCATGTAACAACAAAAAAGTACCCAAAGTTTTAGTATACTGTGTTAGGTACATAGTTAGGTATGGTATCACAGTTGTAACAACGTGTACCTACTACCTAGTTATTCCACTGTACTTGTCTAACTAACTACCATGTAGATACTGAGATTTTAGGCCACTTCATGTAAAGTGACACCAAATAAACTCAGTAAACCAGAACATGGGGTATAGGAGGAAACTGGAATGACACCTACGTTTCATAGATGTTCTCTAGCTGCTGATGGAGGGTCAGGTTCTTGTTGTAGAGATAAGAGGCCATCTCAGCCACAACCACAGCTGCACTCACTCCATCCTTATCTGGGACCATGCTGCCACACAGGAATCCTGAAACACAGCAGACAAAACAAAAAAGACATATCAGGGCATATTTATCAAATACTAGTCCAATGGTCACTGCAACTCTCCCTCCTTAGCAGCCTGTCTGTACCTCAGGTAAACAGTGTACTGATCAACCCATTTGGTAGAAATGCTAATTTAAACATTTTCACATCATATTCTCAATTAAATTCAACTGTTTTCTATAATATGCATTAAAGATAACTTGACATGTAAGAAATAGGCAAATAGGTTGATCAACTCAAAATAATTTGATAAAGCCTTATATTATGTTCAGGATTGATCATTAATTGTTTGCAATAGTGGATACCACCACCATTACTTTATATTCAAAGTTTCAAACTGCTTTCACCATAAAGGACAAAGCAAATGTTATAAGAACTGAAAGAGATTTGTTAACCTATAGACTCCTCAAAGGCGAAGATCACTTCATTCCCTGTTTTTGCCAACTCGTGTATTTTCTTTCCGATCCATTTGAAACCAGGCAATGTTTCCTGAAACAGAGGGAACAGGGGTGCATTCATTAGCGCACACTGTAGAAATATTAAAACAAGtgtttattggacaaattcaggtccTTCCCCATTTCCACCCGTTTGCTCCGTCACAGTTtctccattatattgaccagatactcaagtggccgctctaaaaatttaaataaatgtcttcaaaaatgCAGTcgggaggcaagatcaggtgggaccattcaaCCATTCCGATATaacgttttttttttctccaaagttGATGGGATGTCACATGTCcttacttatatcagtacactcgtaacaacctaagcattatgAAACTTCTATTAGATTAAATAAGCCTCACATGgcaaataagccattacatttGTTGTTCACTCATTGACCTtcatacaaaaactcctcgctTAGTGAGCaaaaaattaacaaaaaaacaccacctgctggaggagacagattttgggcctagttatccctctcgcttcgcctcttcccctctgcttccatttggttcctagtgaatacaccccagagGTGAGGTTTTTGAGCACCTGGCAGAGGGCTCTCATGCTACTATCGTGACAGCAGGCAGTGCAACCAGAGCAAGTCTGAAAGCTAAGGGTGTATATTGCTCGACCTCCAACCATCCTTCATTCACCTGGAGGAGGAAAACGTACATACTTCAAAATGGAAGCCCTCTATCCGTGCAAAGGCCTTGAGGATCTTGGAGGAGACTGTGGTGGCCAGCATGTACATCCTCTCCATATCAGCCGGGTCTGAGTGAGTCTCCTTCCAATTGAACAGCATCCACCAGCCCAGCAGAGCTGCAAGCTCATTACCTGTGAAAACCTTCCATCCGCACCTTGACAGAACATGACGACAAAGCTAAGGTCAAGAGTTTTGTCATCTCAGCAGGAAAAACGTGTTGTAGCTAACAACGATGGCCCAGAGTTTTCCCTAGCCAgatcacatggtcaggaaaagcTCTTGGCCTTTGAATAAAATGACATTCGATCTGTGCATCTCAGTAATAGCTTGTGGTCGAATATTCAGTATCATAAATATATTTTAAGAGAGTAGGCTACATTTGTATCAGGTATTTTACCTGTCAGATTGCTCTGCAACAGCTAAACGATCTGCATCAGGATCAGTTGCCAtgacaatcttggcattctctctctcAGCAAGGCGAAGGGAGAGCTCCTGCAACACCAAATATATCAAAACAACAATCATGGAGGACGCACAAGCCACTTTATATTCACGGGAGTGAGATGCACACCAATTTGTAGAAAAAAGACAGTGTCATTTTATGCTACAGAGACACGAGGCTGCCGCATTAACACTTCCTTCACGTGCTGCTCGCATGGCCAGAGTAGTAGGCTGCATTGACACACAGTGAGAATTGTGCATCTAGTGTAGCAACTCGGTTACACAGATAGCACTGaaaagtttggtgaattttgaaTATTTCCTCACCAAAACAGACTCTCCTTCCTCTGGATTTGGACAGCTGACAGTGGAGAAGTTCGGATCAGGATCTTTCTGTTCTGGCACAGGGATAGGAGGGGGGAACCCAAACGCCCGGAAAGCCTGCTGGACGTAGTCATGCCCTACTCCGTGAAAGGACGAGTGCACAAACTTCAATGGGGACTTGGTGTTCAGTTCTCTGAGAAACAAGCAAGTAAAAACATGTATGAGTATGTTTTTTATTCCACAAATATGTATTGTGTTTGCTGCAAAATTACTTGTGGACAAAGGAAATTAAAGTTTTCTGAATCTGAATTCAAACAATTCGACAAATTGAATAAGAAAAGGTCATCGGGggtcattaaaaaaaatatgtgaTAACTACAACACATTCACAGCCAGTGTGAGGGTGTTTGCCGGCTCCCTGCTTCATAATAAAATGTGTTTGCCGACTCCCAATTACACCATAAATCATACTTTTCTGAATTAATATCCAATTGTTAAAGGCAGCACACGCCACTGTGAATAAATCAGCATAGACTACTTGTGATCACTTTCTAAAGTACAGACTCCTAGCACTGTGAATTGGTAcctgtggaaacaaacagagcTGAGGTCCTCCATATACTTTTTGGATATCTCCCTCAGCGGATCGCTCCTCAGTGGACTGCTGTCTGCCAAACTCTCGTTCCAGGACTCGCTCCATGGCTCTAAGCTCTCTTCAATGCACTTCAGGATCTCCTTGTCGTTAGGAGAAGAGATCTGGGCTCCATTGTCCCAGTAAACCTTCAAAGAAAAGCAAGACACTGTACCAAATGCTAATGCACAGCTTATCTTGCCATTGTATGGCATACCTAATTCATCCTCCCATTaggacagggtttcccaaactcagtcctggggacccccctgggtgcacgtttagttttttgccctagcactacacagctgattcaaataaccaactcatcatcaagctttgattattatTTGAAAAACACTAAACGTGCACCCAGGCGGGGCCCCCAAGACAGAGTTTGTAAACCCTGCTAGTAATACAACACTAGGAATAAAGGCATATTTTATAAGAGGGATAACTGTTTTCTTGTATGATAAATAGCATACAGTCCCCTACAAAATGCAGTGTTAAAAGCTTTTAGTTCAATAAGGATTCTAGATGCTGTACGCTCCATGCCTTGACTCAAGTGACCCTGGTAAGATGAAAAGCAGAAGTCTGATACCTTGTATCCATTGTCTTCTTTAGGGTTGTGAGAGGCAGTGACCATCACACCagctgcagcacccagcctcttTACAGCATATGGCTAGGAGAGATCACAAAACAGTAAGGCCTTGGGAACTAAATTAGTGTAATTCTTAGCCTAATCTGAAAGCAATCTTACCAGCTGTATAGCCATATAAGTACATCCAGAGGTTTTTCTTGACGACACAATCTGGCCATTAAAAACCATTATAACTAAGGCATAGACTCCTTCCTGgtctggtcaggtcacatggccAGGTAAATCACCTGGCCCTACATGTATGACATCACCAGTATATAGGAAACAAATTGGTAAGCAACCAAGAAACAAGTGATTTATGTCCAAGGAGGGATAAAGTGACCAGGTTTAAATTTTAATGGAATAGTTCAAATCAAACTATTTGATCTTACCACAAAGGGAGTGGGGACATATGTGGAGAAGAGAAACACTGGAATATCTTTACAAAGCATCACAGCTGCAGTCAACCGGGCAAGTCTGTGGAATAGAAAAATAATCGTAATATTTCTTTAGAAGAATAACACCAATAGTCCAttgtcagacacacacatacacaccagagCCCTAtactatgtactgtatgtggtttgaagagttagcgaggtaactttggtcaactctgagttcaactcgggataacaggtaccacgaaagtggctcaccttttagccaggtcaaTTTCGATTGCaatgaatccttcagaactaacctgctcctgGGCAGAATAACTCTGGCTAACTCTATTTATCCTAAATGAAGTGTCTGAAccacgagttgaggaccaatgaaatcagattccctccctctcccaaagATTGAGTCATCATCCCTTTCAATTGAGGAAGATGACTgattaaatgttttattgattaaatgttttttttgagTGTTAAAAAATAGGGGGGGTAAATTCCCGTTCAAACAGGAcatggcatttaaagcatacaaTACACAAAATGCATCAGACAATCGTTTGGAAAAGTGACACTTCTTTATCGTTTTTTGGGGTTCAGTACTGTACTAGCGTTGTGGTCACTGATCTAATGTTTGTGAACAAAGCCAAAGAGTTAGTTGCTTTAGGCCACTCATTCTAGAGTAGTTATATTTTAGTAAATCGGCGGTACTATTGTTCCGTTTCATTCATAATGCTCTGGGCATTGAAACATGTTAGATTTTTCTATTGTtaccacctctctaacctctaagctacctgctgctCCAAACTCTCTAATATTCTAAAACTTTAGCTTGTGGGTTCCCTGCTTGTCAACTGGGAAATAGCCTACACACAATGCCCTAAAAAAATCTATGTCCTGTTATTATTTCGGCTCTAGAAATGTGTGCAGTTAACAGTAGGCCAAGAATGCAATCAATGTTCTTACTCGGTCCATCTGTATTCACGACTATTTTGCCATCACACAACTTCAGGCAGGAATGTGACCTCTTTATAAACTGTATCACACTGCACTGTCGACAGAGCAATCCAAAGCCACAATCAGCATTACATTAGGAGTTATTTATTAGATAACTAAAAGGCCCACTGATATTTACAGCCAGTTTTTATCCATTTACATTAAATCAGACTTTCTAATATGTAGCCAGTTATACGTGTTTGCAAGTGGTGGTATGATctgcagaggagaaggaggaggtatAGTATAGTACCGTTCACTGTTGCAACCACTGGCCTCCTGCGCTCGAGTGTCGTATCCAACCACTATGCCACGGCTACCGAAGTCGGGGAAAAACCTGGCCAGATATTTGTATATTCCCTGCAGTGAGGAGGAATGGAAAAAGAATGGAATGATGAGGCCATGTCTATACCTCTTTAAAATTCTTCTTTCCTATTATCcttcatgttttcactttgtaaagGAGGTAAAGGAAACTCTGGTAGGTAGGTGGGTTGTTAGACTTTTGTGTGCTCTGCTCCATGAGACACAGTCAGTTTGTCACGATAACAGAATTTTGAATTCGATACAGATACCAGGTTTGGTATCACTATACTCGATAACATGACGATACTCAACACCAAAACGATACCCCAGCAAAAAAAGGAAATGTATATTAGccagtcacagaatggcacttgatccagacagataaactttGCTACTGCTCTGTTCAACCGTAGGGaatcttttgagttcaatataATTGTATTAGAATTTTTTAACGTACATTTTTCAGAGACAGCCATGTTtacattaatgaatcaattatacaaatgatacaatcaatttgactttgtttttaccaatcgaACTACATAATATAATGGTAaccatttatttgaatggtaaatctctttTGATAAAATGGGTAAATCAATATTTAGCCTAGGCCTATTCACAATACTGGtgaataggagtgtgtgcatgcattgagttctTGAGCTTGTTTTagctgatttcatggggctacagataacaaacaatctgtttcccttccatttgggccttattttattgtactgatcaacaacatttgcatagaagtacCTTATTTTATAAACAAGTAATGACGTCATTCATGAGGCAAGACGGTGCAACCCGTATGAGCCCTATTCACACGCACAGTCAGTTTGCATAAGTGAACTACATGTTTTTAGAGGCAGTCAGCTTggaaatcagcatattttgcatTATGGCACATAATCACAAACAAAGCACAAGGGTTTTGAATTTGTTATCTTCAGCTGTAAGCTAGTAAGAAAAGTTAGCATACAAAGTTGGATGCTACCGGTATCTTAttgcattgtaaagtgttctagcTTGTATGGACATAGTTTCGCGAACAGTAATTAACAGTTTTAACATTTCTACATGccttgttgcattattcaagtgtgttaacttcagtgcagcatgagtggggagctaacatgatgcagccaagactcccagtgcaggctagcaatgagtaagtggagcaggcaccGTGAGCGCCTCGCGCTATATGCGGGACATCGGCTGCGCTGATCCGTGAGACACATTTAACAGAAGTACcagaagttttttttttttaatctaggACTGAACagtttttcatgttctagtatcgaaAAATTACGAAAGTTTCGGtaaaaatatttaagtgcatttgaacggggtatggtagtaggtgccaggcacacacggtttgtgtcaaaaacagcaacgctgctgggtttttcacgctcaacagtttcccatgtgtatcaagaatgatccaacatccaaaggacatccagccaacttgacaactgtgggaagcattggcgtcaacatgggccagcatccctgtggaacgctttcgacaccttctagagtccatgccctgactaattgaggct
The DNA window shown above is from Coregonus clupeaformis isolate EN_2021a chromosome 6, ASM2061545v1, whole genome shotgun sequence and carries:
- the pgm2l1 gene encoding glucose 1,6-bisphosphate synthase isoform X1, whose amino-acid sequence is MENNGDLDLNCHATGDVRLDKAIYQWITWDKNPRTRAQIEALLLDGQVEELRRRLCSRMAFGTAGLRAAMGAGFALINDLTIIQSTQGIYKYLARFFPDFGSRGIVVGYDTRAQEASGCNSERLARLTAAVMLCKDIPVFLFSTYVPTPFVPYAVKRLGAAAGVMVTASHNPKEDNGYKVYWDNGAQISSPNDKEILKCIEESLEPWSESWNESLADSSPLRSDPLREISKKYMEDLSSVCFHRELNTKSPLKFVHSSFHGVGHDYVQQAFRAFGFPPPIPVPEQKDPDPNFSTVSCPNPEEGESVLELSLRLAERENAKIVMATDPDADRLAVAEQSDRCGWKVFTGNELAALLGWWMLFNWKETHSDPADMERMYMLATTVSSKILKAFARIEGFHFEETLPGFKWIGKKIHELAKTGNEVIFAFEESIGFLCGSMVPDKDGVSAAVVVAEMASYLYNKNLTLHQQLENIYETYGYHISTTSYVICHDPPTVKRIFTRLRNFEGENTYPKSSGGHSIVDVRDVTTGYDSSQPDKLCVLPVTKSSQMITFTLQNGIVATLRTSGTEPKIKFYTEFCAPPGKSDISSLEEELKKVQDTLVEEFLEPDKNNLIRRSI
- the pgm2l1 gene encoding glucose 1,6-bisphosphate synthase isoform X2, which translates into the protein MAFGTAGLRAAMGAGFALINDLTIIQSTQGIYKYLARFFPDFGSRGIVVGYDTRAQEASGCNSERLARLTAAVMLCKDIPVFLFSTYVPTPFVPYAVKRLGAAAGVMVTASHNPKEDNGYKVYWDNGAQISSPNDKEILKCIEESLEPWSESWNESLADSSPLRSDPLREISKKYMEDLSSVCFHRELNTKSPLKFVHSSFHGVGHDYVQQAFRAFGFPPPIPVPEQKDPDPNFSTVSCPNPEEGESVLELSLRLAERENAKIVMATDPDADRLAVAEQSDRCGWKVFTGNELAALLGWWMLFNWKETHSDPADMERMYMLATTVSSKILKAFARIEGFHFEETLPGFKWIGKKIHELAKTGNEVIFAFEESIGFLCGSMVPDKDGVSAAVVVAEMASYLYNKNLTLHQQLENIYETYGYHISTTSYVICHDPPTVKRIFTRLRNFEGENTYPKSSGGHSIVDVRDVTTGYDSSQPDKLCVLPVTKSSQMITFTLQNGIVATLRTSGTEPKIKFYTEFCAPPGKSDISSLEEELKKVQDTLVEEFLEPDKNNLIRRSI